Part of the Paenibacillus aurantius genome, TAACGGCCGGCGGCCCGCAGTCCGAGAGCGAGCGACCCGGCCAAGCCGGCATTGTCGCCCAAGCCCGGCGGCACGATAAAGCTGTCCAGGCCGCCGCTCAGTTCGGGAGCGTTGACGTACCCGTTCAGGTTCCGGGCCACCTCCCGGCGGATCAGCGGGAACAGCTGGCTCTGGTGCATGACTCCCCCGCCGAGAATGATTTTCTTTGGGGACAAGGTCAGCACGGCGTTCGCGATCGACTGGGCGAGGTAGAACGCTTCGATCTCCCAGGCCGGATGATCCTCGGGAAGCTCGGTGCCCTCCACTCCCCATCTCTTCTCGAGAGCCGGCCCTGCGGCCATTCCCTCCAGGCAGTCGCCATGATACGGGCACACTCCCTCGAAGCGGTCTTCCGGGTGGCGCCGGGTCAGCACGTGTCCGCCCTCCGGATGCACGAGCCCGTGGACGAGCCGGCCCTCCATGTAGACGCCCACTCCGATGCCGGTACCCACCGTGTAGTACAGGCAGCTGTCCAGCCCTTGGGCCGCCCCCCAAACGGCTTCTCCGAGAGCGGCCGCATTCACGTCCGTGTCCCAGCCGAACGGCACGTCGAACTCCTTGCGCAGCGTAGGAAGGAAGGGATAGTGGCCCCATCCTTCCTTCGGCGTAGTCGTGACATGGCCATAATGGGGACTGGACGGGTTCAGGTCGATCGGTCCGAACGTACCGATGCCGATTGCCTCCACCTTCTTGTCCCGGAAATACTCGATAACCCGGGGCAGCGTGATTTCCGGACGCTCCGTCGGGAAGCTTACCCGGTCTATAATTTCTCCTTGTTCATTGCCGATTCCGCAGACGAATTTGGTTCCGCCGGCTTCTACCGCTCCTGCTATCATCTTTACTCCTCCTGTGTCCAAGCCGATTTCATCCGCCATAGTTCGAGTGATACTACCTTGGCCTCTTCGGGTCCCCATACGCGAAGGCCGAGAGAATCCTCGCGGCTCGTGTAGGCCCTTGTGGTCAAGCTCTTTAATCCGTTGGCATAAGCCTCGATCATGGAACGGTCCACATAAACATGGAGCCGCAAATTCTCTCCGGCCAGCTCGAGCCGGCCCCCTTGGATGCCTCCGCACCGCTCTCGGGGATCCAACGTCGTTCTCGTCCGGTCCACGAAGAGACTGGATTGATTCCAGTCGTAGCCAAGCAGCGTCTCCTCTTCCCCGCCCGGGGAGCGCTTCAGCTTCAATCCAAGGATCCGGCCGCTTCCCGAGCAGACGGCATTAGCGGTTCCCGCCGGCCTTGGCGTCACCGCCGGGTCCGTTCCCCCGAAAGAGCCCGAAAGCTCTTGGGAGGCAGACGCATGGGAACCGGCAGCCGTCTTCTCCCTGTCCGGCCAAGCTTCCAGCTCCACCCGGATTTCCAGCATGTCCTCTTGGATCGTTTGCAGCCGCTCATTGGCTTCACGTACCGTTACGTTTTCCAGTGAAACGAGCTTCTCGGCCCGAAGCTTCTCCAGCTCATGAATCGGCTCAAGGCCGAGGCGGCCGTCCTCCCGGAGGTAGACATGCAGAGGGAGCCCTCCGTTGTGGGCCCAGCCCGCCCGGAACTCCGCCTCCGCCGTTCTATCCCCTTGCGCGATGGTGAAGACGAGGCTCCTCCCGGTAACGGGATCGACCATCCCGCTCGGCCCTGTAAAATGAAAGTCCCCCACATCGATCAGCTGAGGCTCCTCCTGATCGGGACGGAAGGAAACGGTTACCGGATCGAAGCTGCCGATCCAATAGAACACTTCCACGTCCGCCCCCTCCCCTACAGGGGAAACGAGAAACAGGTGCTTCTCTTCGCCATCCCGGTCCCGCCCCAGGGGCAGCAGCACCGGAAGCTCCCAGACGGGTCCTAGGTAAGGGTATTTTTGCCGATCGACCGTACGAAACAGACCGTGGTTCCTCCAGCTTATCATATCCTTGGAGGAATAGGCCACCACCGTGCCGTTGCCTTTCACAGTCCCCGACCCGATCAGCAAATACCAGGTGTCTCCTGTCTTCCAGACAAAAGGGTCGCGAAAATCCCCGGTCAGCTTCTGGGCCGGGTCCTGGATAAGAATCGGGTCCGGATAGACCTTCCAATGAACCAGGTCGTTGTCCAAGTTGTCCCGGTACGTGCTTCGGGCGAGCCCGACCCGCTGGTTGGGATGGACGCTGTCATTCCCCGCCGTGAAGAACAAGGCCGGTTCACCCTCCGCATCATAAGCAGCACTTCCGGACCAGACCCCATCCGGGTTAAGTCCGTTGTTCTCCGGAGTTAGGGCAACCGGAAGGTCCCGCCAGTGGACTAGGTCCGGGCTCACCCAATGGCCCCAATGAAGATAATGAAAGAACGGTCCTTTCGGATTGTGCTGGTAGAAAAGATGATACTGGCCGTTGTAATAAACGGGGGCATGGGGCTCATTCATCCAATGGGCAGGCGGGCTGACATGGTACTGCGGACGGTGGCGGTCCCCGGCCAGCAGGCTCCTGTCGAGCTTAAGCTCCTCGTAAGGGATCCGGGGATGGACGCCTCCATGCGGGAGCAGATCCTCTGCATATTGACGCTTGACCTCTTCCACACTTAAGGCGCGGGTGTAAAGCTTCAGCTCGTCCATCAGGCCGCTGAACAGATGGAAGGAGAAAGCCCCGGCGAAAGGCGTTCCCTCCTGGTTCCGTCCGATAAGCAGGTCAACGGCGGCCGGGGATACGTTCCGGCCCCCCGGAATTCGGCGGCAGGCGGCTTCCTCGCCATTATGGTACAGCTTCATCTCCCCGGTTGCCGGAGTATAGGTGGCCGTTAGAAAAGCCCACTCCCCTTGAACAAGCGGAACCTTCTCCGCCCACACTTCCTCCCAGCTCTCTCCCGTACCAAGCTGAAGGGACCAGGCTCCGTGACGAAACAGACCGAGAAGGAATCCCTGCTTCCGCTCCCGGTCGTGCTGGCTAAGGATCGCCGTCAGCTTCCGGTCCACTCCCCCCTCAAAAGCACGCGGGGCGACCCAGACGGAAATGGTCAGCTCCCCGGTCACGGACACCGCTTGATCGGCCGGGCGTCTGATCCAGGTGGAATAGCCGTCAAACAGCAGCGCCTTGTTGTGGATCCCTGTCCTCCAGGCGGGATCCATCCGTCTTTCTCCTTCCGTCTTCAAGAACACGTAATCGATGGGATCGGCACGCCCGCCGGCCACATCACGTGCCACTGCCCCCCTTCCTTCGTCAAAGGGCCAATGGGCGGCGAGTGCCTTATCCGCCAATGTCGTTCTGCTTTCCTGTTGAATTTCATGCTCATCCGATGTTTTTCCCGCCGACAAAGTTACCGGATTGGGCACTAGTCCTGCCCTGGGGGTGTTTTCCCCGCTTGTCATGTCCACCCTCTCCTTCATTCGCTTCTTCTTTCAAGAGACGGCGAAAGACGGGAATCTTCCCCGTCCTTCGCCGTCTGGTTGTTCTGCAATTCGTCAAAGTGTCACCGTGCTCTCCGGAACCGCAAATCCCGGCCCGGTTCTACCTTATGGCTTCCTGACGTCTCGCCGTGTCCGCTTTGGCTGCCTCGGAGCCGGGATCGTAGATGGAACCTAGCGCGTTCACTTCAAGCCGTTCCACCACGGCTCCTTCTCCTTCCGCAAACAGGATGAGGCTCCGGCTGTCAGGATGAGGGAAGATGAGATCGGTTAGCACCAGTTCTCCGTCGTTCGCAAACACCTCTACCGATGAGGTGTCCAGGAAGAGATGAAGCCGAAGGCGTCCCTCCTCCACGGATAAAGGGGCTTCATGCCGGCAGGCGAAGGCCGGATGAAAGTCCACCTCCCCCGACCGTGTGCGGTCCATCGACAGTCGCTCCGCCGCTGCATCATAGCGGATGACGGTTTCTTCCCGGTCGGAGGCCCGGACACGGAGGCCGACGCTGCCGGAGGAACCCAGGCGGAAATCGACCGCCAGCTCCAGCAGTTCCTCCTCGCAGCCGTCCAAAATCTTCTGGGCTTCGGTCAGCTCCAGGTCCGTCTGGCAATGCGTCTTCTTGCGGAGAGCCTGCAGCTCGCGAACCGGACACTGAATAAGCCTTACTCCCTGCCTGCCGTTCCGGAGGCCCAGCTCACGGGGTACCGTCATCGCACTTCTCCATGCCACGGTCGGCGTCTGGTTCGCATACC contains:
- a CDS encoding ROK family protein → MIAGAVEAGGTKFVCGIGNEQGEIIDRVSFPTERPEITLPRVIEYFRDKKVEAIGIGTFGPIDLNPSSPHYGHVTTTPKEGWGHYPFLPTLRKEFDVPFGWDTDVNAAALGEAVWGAAQGLDSCLYYTVGTGIGVGVYMEGRLVHGLVHPEGGHVLTRRHPEDRFEGVCPYHGDCLEGMAAGPALEKRWGVEGTELPEDHPAWEIEAFYLAQSIANAVLTLSPKKIILGGGVMHQSQLFPLIRREVARNLNGYVNAPELSGGLDSFIVPPGLGDNAGLAGSLALGLRAAGR
- a CDS encoding GH32 C-terminal domain-containing protein, yielding MTSGENTPRAGLVPNPVTLSAGKTSDEHEIQQESRTTLADKALAAHWPFDEGRGAVARDVAGGRADPIDYVFLKTEGERRMDPAWRTGIHNKALLFDGYSTWIRRPADQAVSVTGELTISVWVAPRAFEGGVDRKLTAILSQHDRERKQGFLLGLFRHGAWSLQLGTGESWEEVWAEKVPLVQGEWAFLTATYTPATGEMKLYHNGEEAACRRIPGGRNVSPAAVDLLIGRNQEGTPFAGAFSFHLFSGLMDELKLYTRALSVEEVKRQYAEDLLPHGGVHPRIPYEELKLDRSLLAGDRHRPQYHVSPPAHWMNEPHAPVYYNGQYHLFYQHNPKGPFFHYLHWGHWVSPDLVHWRDLPVALTPENNGLNPDGVWSGSAAYDAEGEPALFFTAGNDSVHPNQRVGLARSTYRDNLDNDLVHWKVYPDPILIQDPAQKLTGDFRDPFVWKTGDTWYLLIGSGTVKGNGTVVAYSSKDMISWRNHGLFRTVDRQKYPYLGPVWELPVLLPLGRDRDGEEKHLFLVSPVGEGADVEVFYWIGSFDPVTVSFRPDQEEPQLIDVGDFHFTGPSGMVDPVTGRSLVFTIAQGDRTAEAEFRAGWAHNGGLPLHVYLREDGRLGLEPIHELEKLRAEKLVSLENVTVREANERLQTIQEDMLEIRVELEAWPDREKTAAGSHASASQELSGSFGGTDPAVTPRPAGTANAVCSGSGRILGLKLKRSPGGEEETLLGYDWNQSSLFVDRTRTTLDPRERCGGIQGGRLELAGENLRLHVYVDRSMIEAYANGLKSLTTRAYTSREDSLGLRVWGPEEAKVVSLELWRMKSAWTQEE